CAGGCAAAAACAATAGCGGTGACGAACAGCGAGATCGCGATGAGCGCGGGCCGCGCATCCGCCGACGGCCTAACAGCGACGGCGAAGATCGATGCGCACACGACGATCGAGAGGATGCCGACGCCGGAGATCGGGCTGTTGGACGCGCCGATGAGGCCGGCCATGTAGCCGCAGATGCCGGCGATGATGAAGCCGACGATGATGACGAACGGCACCGAGATGACGGTGAGCAACACCGCGTCGTGCGCGAGCACCGTGGAGCGTGCGAACGAGAACGCGAGCCATCCGGCGATCACGGCGCAGACCGCGGCGAGCGCCATGATCCACGGGGGAGAGAGGTCGCGATCGCGGTCGTCGGTGGTGCGTGCGGCTTTCGATGCGGACAGTGTGCTGACGAGACCGGCGACGACGGGACGCGCCAACCGAGCGAGCGTGTAGATGGCCGCGATGCCGATGGTGCCGGCGCCCAGGAATCGCACTTGTGTTCGCCAGATAGCGCTTGTGTGATCGGCGATGCTCATGCCCGCCGGCGCGTGTTGCATGGCGGTGAGTATGGGGACGGCGATGACCCAGGAGATGATTTGTCCGACGAGCATGGCCATGCCGACCGAGAGTCCCACGAGCTGTCCGGCGCCGAGGAGCGCGAGCGACCATGCGAAGTCGTACCCGCTGGCGGCGTTCGTGCCTAACGATACGTATCCCGTGAGGCCGCCGGCCACGATGCGCGTGCCGGTCAGGATCGCGAGTCCCGCCGAGGTGACCGAGCCCAGGATGACGGCGACGAGTCCCTCGCGGGCTTCGCCGGTATCGTCTTTGACTTCACCGCGGGTGCCCGATCCGACTTTGAGCACTTCGGCGGCGGCAACGCCTTCGGGGTAGGGCAGGTCGGAGTTGGTGACGAGTGCGCGGCGCAGCGGGATAGTAAAGAGCACGCCCAGGACGCCGCCGCTCAGGCAGATGAAAAAGGACTCCCAGAAGGGGAATCCGGTCCACCACCCGACGATGACGAGGCCGGGCAAGACGAAGATGATGGCGGAGAGTGTTCCGGCCGCGGAGGCGACGGTCTGGACGATGTTGTTTTCGAGGATCGTGGAATCCTTGACGACGCTCAGCACCGCCATCGAGATGACGGCGGCGGGAATGGACGAGGCGAAAGTGAGCCCGACCTTGAGGCCGAGGTAGACGTTGGCGGCGGTGAAGAGCGTGGTGATGAGCACACCGAGCACGAGCCCGCGGATGGTGAGTTCTTTGGGTTTCATCATGGTTAGGCGTGCGGGGGCGAGATCGCCTGGACCCGGGGCGGGTCTGGCGGCGGCGGTGTGCCGGTCAACGAGCGGGACGGCCTTGGGGCACTAATGTTCGCGGCGAGAGCCGCCGAAGCAAGCACTTTGTGCAATCCGGGGATTCCGCGCTGTGCGGTTTCGCCTGGCTACCTAACTTTCGGCGCGTGGTCACTCGCTACGAACGGCATGCTAACTTCCTCGCCATG
Above is a genomic segment from Gemmatimonadaceae bacterium containing:
- a CDS encoding oligopeptide transporter, OPT family; this encodes MMKPKELTIRGLVLGVLITTLFTAANVYLGLKVGLTFASSIPAAVISMAVLSVVKDSTILENNIVQTVASAAGTLSAIIFVLPGLVIVGWWTGFPFWESFFICLSGGVLGVLFTIPLRRALVTNSDLPYPEGVAAAEVLKVGSGTRGEVKDDTGEAREGLVAVILGSVTSAGLAILTGTRIVAGGLTGYVSLGTNAASGYDFAWSLALLGAGQLVGLSVGMAMLVGQIISWVIAVPILTAMQHAPAGMSIADHTSAIWRTQVRFLGAGTIGIAAIYTLARLARPVVAGLVSTLSASKAARTTDDRDRDLSPPWIMALAAVCAVIAGWLAFSFARSTVLAHDAVLLTVISVPFVIIVGFIIAGICGYMAGLIGASNSPISGVGILSIVVCASIFAVAVRPSADARPALIAISLFVTAIVFACATISNDNLQDLKTGQLVGASPMRQQIALIVGVGAGAGVVPWVLNLLAKAYGFAGAANVGVLAHNPLPAPQATLISALATGVIGGHLDWNMIGIGALVGIALIILDEVLGVMHKLRIPPLAVGIGIYLPMSATFAVIIGAILSHWYERRARHMPDPERAQRLGTLVASGLIVGESVWGVINAGLIVALATEAPIALVPESFKPAPWLGVLAFIGIVIFLYRWMLKRSTTAPQAAQRANAA